Proteins from one Deinococcus actinosclerus genomic window:
- the tpiA gene encoding triose-phosphate isomerase: MKNLLALNWKMNKTPTEARAWAQELGEKLEAGQAELAVMAPAITLSALAANLPTGVGFGGQDVSAHESGAYTGEISAAMLKDVGATYAVVGHSERRDYHGETDAVVAAKARQAQANGLIPIVCVGEKLDVREAGEHVPFTLAQLAGSLEGVGTDVVVAYEPVWAIGTGKTATADDAEELAAAIRRALQERYGDAAAGIRVLYGGSVKPDNIASICAKPNVNGALVGGASLKVADVLGMNDALK; this comes from the coding sequence ATGAAGAACCTGCTGGCACTGAACTGGAAGATGAACAAGACCCCCACCGAGGCCCGCGCCTGGGCGCAGGAACTCGGCGAGAAACTCGAGGCCGGGCAGGCGGAACTGGCCGTCATGGCCCCCGCGATCACCCTGAGCGCGCTGGCCGCGAACCTCCCCACCGGCGTGGGCTTCGGTGGGCAGGACGTGTCCGCGCACGAGTCCGGCGCGTATACCGGTGAGATCAGCGCCGCGATGCTCAAGGACGTCGGCGCGACGTACGCCGTCGTGGGCCACAGCGAGCGCCGCGACTACCACGGCGAGACGGACGCGGTCGTGGCCGCCAAGGCGCGTCAGGCGCAGGCGAACGGCCTGATCCCCATCGTGTGCGTCGGCGAGAAGCTCGATGTGCGCGAGGCCGGCGAGCACGTGCCGTTCACGCTGGCGCAGCTGGCGGGCAGCCTGGAGGGCGTGGGGACCGACGTGGTCGTGGCGTATGAGCCGGTCTGGGCGATCGGCACGGGCAAGACCGCCACTGCCGACGACGCCGAGGAACTCGCGGCAGCGATCCGTAGGGCGCTGCAGGAACGGTACGGCGACGCGGCGGCGGGCATCCGCGTGCTGTACGGCGGCAGTGTGAAGCCGGACAACATCGCCAGCATCTGCGCGAAGCCGAACGTGAACGGCGCCCTGGTGGGCGGTGCGAGCCTGAAGGTCGCGGACGTGCTGGGCATGAACGACGCGCTGAAGTAA
- a CDS encoding GNAT family N-acetyltransferase, with translation MTTTSVAVQHRDHTALSEEFARALVAHLNRLRAESHPHDPPTDPANVWGQMQHLPPVLELDFWTVEEGGVIVAHARTQLLTVGDNQHLAELELMVSPAARRRGLGRTLLGHAARAMRERGRTLLITQTNDRVPAGEAFARCAGFQPGLSNHVNRLLLSDIPDGLLAAWTTRPDDGYTLEVWTDGVPDADLEAYAELLNVMNSAPRDDLDLEDHRTTPEEVRSMETLARAGGRTAVVAVVRAPDGTLAGLTDVSWRPAQPGIVSQGNTGVLPAHRGHQLGRWLKAASVREVVRLNPQATEIRTQNADSNGPMLKINTDLGFRPFMASTVWQGAVADVLSGLERN, from the coding sequence ATGACCACAACTTCCGTCGCCGTCCAGCACCGCGATCACACTGCCCTGAGCGAGGAGTTCGCGCGGGCGCTCGTGGCCCACCTGAACCGCCTGCGGGCCGAGTCCCATCCACACGACCCGCCCACGGATCCGGCGAATGTGTGGGGGCAGATGCAGCACCTGCCCCCCGTCCTGGAACTGGATTTCTGGACGGTCGAGGAGGGTGGCGTGATCGTGGCGCACGCCCGCACGCAGCTGCTGACGGTCGGGGACAACCAGCATCTGGCCGAGCTGGAACTCATGGTCTCCCCTGCCGCGCGGAGGCGTGGGCTGGGCCGGACGCTGCTGGGCCACGCGGCGCGGGCCATGCGGGAACGCGGGCGGACGCTGCTGATCACGCAGACGAATGACCGTGTACCCGCCGGTGAGGCGTTCGCGCGCTGCGCCGGGTTCCAGCCGGGCCTGAGCAACCACGTCAACCGCCTGCTGCTCTCGGACATCCCGGACGGCCTGCTGGCCGCCTGGACGACCCGCCCGGACGACGGGTACACGCTGGAGGTCTGGACGGACGGCGTGCCGGACGCGGACCTCGAAGCGTACGCGGAGCTGCTGAACGTCATGAACAGCGCGCCGCGGGACGATCTGGACCTAGAGGACCACCGCACCACCCCGGAGGAGGTGCGCTCCATGGAGACCCTGGCCCGCGCCGGGGGGCGCACGGCGGTCGTGGCAGTGGTGCGTGCCCCAGACGGGACGCTGGCGGGCCTCACCGACGTGTCGTGGCGGCCCGCGCAGCCGGGCATCGTCAGCCAGGGGAACACCGGCGTGCTTCCGGCGCACCGGGGGCACCAGCTGGGCCGCTGGCTGAAGGCGGCGAGCGTGCGCGAGGTCGTGCGGCTGAACCCGCAGGCGACCGAGATCCGCACGCAGAACGCCGACAGCAACGGCCCCATGCTGAAGATCAACACCGACCTGGGCTTCCGCCCGTTCATGGCGTCCACCGTGTGGCAGGGCGCCGTGGCGGACGTGCTGTCCGGTCTCGAAAGGAACTGA